One Chryseobacterium sp. StRB126 genomic region harbors:
- a CDS encoding T9SS type A sorting domain-containing protein, with amino-acid sequence MKKLILSLAIVSCFYSNAQTLISENFEGATFPPTGWTRSATLSTRPWGPSNVAATFPSSGSAAITTYSINNTSAAIDYASSSNTANLTSPVFSLAGTTTPLLKFKVVVGWSYMINQNLGDLIAQISTNGGTTWTTLWTEDTETGFIDDGDGNANTDLYNVVSVQKDLSAYAGQTNVQIRFQYAATDADAVSLDDVQVLTNGTLGTHDVSSKKASLEIYPNPTKGQISIKTDKNIKSSTLFDMTGKALLQTNNEKTDISSLPKGTYLLKIIFTDGTSSTRSIIKQ; translated from the coding sequence ATGAAAAAACTTATACTTTCTTTAGCAATCGTATCATGCTTTTATAGCAATGCACAAACCTTAATTTCAGAAAATTTTGAAGGAGCTACGTTTCCACCAACAGGATGGACAAGGTCTGCCACATTATCAACAAGGCCTTGGGGACCTTCCAATGTAGCAGCAACGTTCCCTTCGAGTGGATCAGCTGCCATAACAACCTATTCTATTAATAATACATCTGCCGCAATTGATTATGCTTCCAGTTCTAATACAGCTAATCTCACAAGCCCTGTCTTCAGCTTAGCAGGAACAACAACCCCTCTTCTAAAATTTAAAGTAGTGGTAGGCTGGTCATATATGATTAATCAGAACTTAGGAGATCTTATTGCACAAATATCTACAAATGGAGGCACAACCTGGACTACATTATGGACAGAAGATACTGAAACAGGATTTATTGACGATGGTGACGGAAATGCAAACACCGACTTATACAATGTTGTATCGGTTCAGAAAGATTTATCTGCCTATGCAGGACAAACTAATGTTCAGATAAGATTCCAATACGCGGCAACAGATGCTGACGCTGTTTCCTTAGACGACGTACAGGTTCTTACAAACGGAACATTAGGAACTCATGATGTTTCGTCTAAAAAAGCTTCATTAGAAATTTATCCAAATCCTACAAAAGGACAGATAAGTATCAAAACAGATAAGAATATTAAATCTTCAACCCTATTTGATATGACAGGAAAAGCATTGTTACAAACCAACAATGAAAAAACAGACATTTCTTCGCTACCAAAAGGAACTTACTTATTAAAAATAATATTTACAGATGGAACTTCTTCTACAAGAAGTATAATCAAACAATAA
- a CDS encoding DUF6080 domain-containing protein, producing MSFIKTKFLNFFRLVFPSSYTELGVFLFFITCYGILGSYIAIHYRIIFDSRIPWDAYFSFDNKSILMTGGSFERHPLSYYFFNWIREFCLFISGGKMDMTFRLTLAWLSNIVITLNVVQIFKYLKNIIRLPLVYSLLITLFFGIFSTNIILSFTPENFTYTLFLLSLYNYYAAIKLRKGEKTPAAALSLAGITIGGLTITNIVKVFIPVFFEKGLFKSWKKIGSAILRGIIAFTIYALLYLYRIDFKYQNIFSKTNQQYEKFSNVESMPTWDMILSFFFGGNILFPSFIISDKHNMKGFTFKGLYMDLYSSVIPYIFIVILLALISWSYFKNFKNKWVQIIMISFFFDIFIHCIMRFGLHTSYIYGGHFVFVYPLLIGWLFYAYRSSTKMMAFLTVIVCLLLVYLLSNNLFRMSEFFEFLETYYQ from the coding sequence GTGTCATTTATTAAAACAAAATTTTTAAACTTTTTCAGGTTGGTTTTTCCATCCTCTTATACAGAACTGGGCGTTTTCCTGTTCTTCATTACCTGCTACGGAATCCTTGGCTCTTACATTGCCATCCATTACAGAATCATCTTTGACAGCAGAATTCCATGGGATGCTTACTTCAGCTTTGACAACAAATCTATACTGATGACCGGCGGCAGCTTTGAAAGACACCCTCTATCCTATTATTTCTTCAACTGGATCAGAGAATTCTGTTTATTTATTTCAGGAGGAAAAATGGATATGACTTTCAGGCTAACCCTGGCATGGCTCAGTAATATCGTCATTACCCTAAACGTTGTACAGATTTTCAAATATCTTAAGAATATCATCAGACTTCCACTAGTTTACAGTCTTTTGATTACATTATTTTTCGGAATATTTTCTACCAATATTATCCTTTCCTTCACTCCGGAAAATTTTACCTATACTTTGTTTTTACTTTCATTATATAACTATTATGCAGCAATAAAACTAAGAAAGGGCGAAAAGACTCCAGCAGCAGCACTGTCATTGGCAGGTATTACCATTGGGGGGCTTACCATCACCAACATTGTAAAAGTTTTCATACCGGTATTCTTCGAAAAAGGTCTTTTCAAAAGCTGGAAAAAAATAGGAAGCGCCATTTTAAGAGGAATAATAGCCTTCACGATATATGCACTGCTCTACCTCTACAGGATTGATTTCAAATACCAGAATATTTTTTCAAAGACGAATCAGCAGTACGAAAAATTCTCAAATGTAGAATCTATGCCGACCTGGGATATGATTTTATCATTCTTTTTTGGAGGCAATATCCTATTCCCAAGTTTCATTATTTCCGACAAACATAATATGAAGGGTTTTACCTTTAAAGGCCTTTATATGGATCTTTATTCATCTGTAATTCCTTATATATTTATCGTGATATTACTGGCACTGATAAGTTGGAGTTATTTTAAAAATTTTAAAAACAAATGGGTCCAGATTATTATGATCTCATTCTTCTTTGACATCTTCATCCATTGCATTATGAGATTCGGACTTCATACTTCATACATCTATGGCGGACACTTTGTTTTTGTATACCCATTGCTTATTGGATGGCTGTTTTATGCCTATAGATCCTCTACTAAAATGATGGCTTTTTTAACAGTTATTGTCTGCTTATTATTGGTTTATTTGCTTTCCAATAATCTATTTAGAATGTCGGAGTTTTTTGAGTTTTTAGAAACCTATTATCAATAA
- a CDS encoding SPOR domain-containing protein, producing MRNLIKIFSILSLFSFYSIEAQQVVKKDTLSGTELVITMDSKINAALEGVEDKCSKVVTNNPTKDYSTNDSGISPGTSTKPNKIYVPNRELTNAEICRKNPRILGYKIQITTVKSNEEANEVKSYFRKRFPNLKVETDASLRPNYKILAGSYFTKQSAAGDLSRIREYFKSAVAVQYRIFCSEAK from the coding sequence ATGAGAAATTTGATTAAAATATTTTCGATATTATCATTATTTAGTTTTTATAGTATTGAAGCACAGCAGGTTGTTAAAAAGGATACGCTTTCAGGAACAGAGCTTGTCATCACAATGGATTCCAAAATAAATGCTGCTTTGGAAGGAGTTGAAGATAAATGTTCAAAGGTTGTTACCAATAATCCAACAAAAGATTATAGTACTAACGACTCTGGTATTTCTCCAGGAACGAGTACAAAACCAAATAAAATCTATGTGCCGAATAGGGAATTGACCAATGCTGAAATTTGTAGAAAAAATCCTCGAATTTTAGGATATAAAATTCAGATTACAACGGTTAAAAGCAATGAGGAAGCCAATGAAGTGAAATCTTATTTCAGAAAAAGATTTCCTAACCTGAAGGTGGAAACAGATGCTTCTCTAAGACCAAACTATAAAATTTTAGCAGGAAGTTATTTTACTAAACAAAGTGCAGCAGGTGATCTTTCAAGAATAAGAGAGTACTTTAAATCTGCGGTAGCTGTACAGTACAGAATTTTCTGCTCAGAGGCAAAATAA
- a CDS encoding c-type cytochrome produces MISWRKHYKKTLIAIGLLLSTSASFYGQDGDPKNGEKLFKANCTACHALDKQVVGPPLKGVVERVKTEGGVDKDWLHKWIKDNKALRASGDKYANEIFEKFNKTEMQVFPNLTDKDIDDILAFTTNPPAPEEKKTEATPAAGTATAAPADKSTTNIVIISLLAIAGLLVWILVKLRQLVKLGQSEELSGLNETRVRSFSEMYEKFHYIGKGLLAILAILAAYGVWNWLMWIGVYKGYKPEQPIYFSHKIHAGEQKIDCQLCHSSAKYGKVSEIPSMNVCMNCHRTISEYNADHYMEPGKDKAFYDGEIQKIYAATGWDPAKQQYTGKTQPVEWTRIHNMPDFVYFNHSQHVIAGEQAIINSFNKKNPNNKIDVVCKACHGKIDTMNVVQMANDFTMGWCIECHRTTEVDMNNGYNKEYFKNLHDKLKKQYPQDGGKITVDAIGGLECGKCHY; encoded by the coding sequence ATGATTAGTTGGAGAAAGCATTATAAAAAAACGTTGATCGCGATAGGCTTATTGCTATCAACCAGTGCTTCATTTTACGGGCAAGACGGCGATCCTAAAAACGGAGAGAAACTTTTCAAAGCGAATTGTACTGCATGTCACGCGCTGGACAAACAAGTTGTAGGACCGCCATTGAAGGGGGTTGTAGAACGTGTAAAGACAGAAGGTGGTGTAGACAAAGATTGGCTTCACAAGTGGATCAAAGACAACAAAGCTCTTAGAGCTTCGGGGGATAAATACGCCAATGAGATTTTTGAAAAGTTTAATAAGACTGAGATGCAGGTCTTTCCAAATCTTACAGATAAGGATATAGACGACATTTTAGCTTTCACTACTAATCCACCGGCTCCGGAAGAGAAAAAAACGGAAGCAACTCCTGCAGCTGGCACAGCTACGGCAGCTCCTGCAGACAAAAGCACAACAAACATCGTTATTATTTCACTTTTAGCCATTGCGGGTCTATTAGTTTGGATTTTGGTTAAACTAAGACAATTAGTAAAACTAGGTCAATCTGAAGAGTTATCAGGGCTTAACGAAACCAGAGTTCGTTCTTTCAGTGAAATGTACGAGAAGTTCCACTACATTGGTAAAGGTTTACTAGCTATTCTTGCTATTCTTGCCGCTTACGGAGTTTGGAACTGGTTAATGTGGATCGGGGTTTACAAAGGGTACAAACCTGAGCAACCCATCTACTTCTCTCACAAAATCCACGCTGGAGAACAGAAAATTGACTGTCAGTTATGTCACTCTAGTGCTAAATACGGAAAAGTATCTGAAATCCCTTCTATGAACGTTTGTATGAACTGTCACAGAACAATTTCTGAATACAACGCAGATCACTACATGGAGCCAGGAAAAGATAAGGCATTCTATGATGGAGAAATCCAGAAGATCTACGCCGCAACAGGTTGGGATCCTGCAAAACAACAGTACACAGGAAAAACACAACCGGTTGAGTGGACAAGAATTCACAATATGCCAGACTTCGTGTACTTCAACCACTCTCAGCACGTAATTGCTGGTGAACAAGCGATCATCAATTCTTTCAACAAAAAGAACCCTAACAACAAAATTGATGTTGTTTGTAAAGCTTGTCACGGAAAAATTGATACAATGAATGTTGTTCAAATGGCTAACGACTTTACTATGGGATGGTGTATCGAGTGCCACAGAACGACTGAGGTTGATATGAACAACGGTTATAATAAAGAATACTTCAAGAATCTACACGACAAGTTGAAAAAACAATATCCACAAGATGGAGGTAAAATCACTGTAGATGCAATTGGAGGTCTTGAGTGTGGTAAATGTCATTATTAA